Proteins encoded within one genomic window of Variovorax sp. OAS795:
- a CDS encoding lysophospholipid acyltransferase family protein yields MVHSLKACWRLLHAAAHALGGWWTIRFAFPRMTPPERNLRVQQWSRRLIEIMGVRLEVQGTPPGEGPVLLICNHLSWLDISAIHAACHVRFVSKSGVKHWPLIGTLSTGAGSLYIERERRRDAMRVVHHMTAALQAGDRIGVFPEGTTSDGQGLLPFHANLLQAAISSGAPVLPAALRFADAATRETSQAPRYIDDDNLLTSLWNTLRAPPLLAIVRFGEPQSSLGRERRAWAQSLREDVQQLRRQTH; encoded by the coding sequence ATGGTCCATTCACTGAAGGCCTGCTGGCGCCTGCTGCATGCGGCGGCACACGCGCTCGGCGGCTGGTGGACCATCCGCTTCGCCTTTCCGCGCATGACCCCGCCAGAGCGCAACCTGCGCGTGCAGCAGTGGTCGCGCCGCCTGATCGAGATCATGGGCGTGAGGCTCGAGGTGCAGGGCACGCCGCCGGGCGAGGGGCCGGTTCTGCTCATCTGCAATCACCTCTCGTGGCTCGACATCAGCGCCATTCATGCCGCGTGCCACGTGCGCTTTGTCTCCAAGTCGGGCGTGAAGCACTGGCCGCTCATCGGCACGCTGTCCACCGGCGCGGGCTCGCTCTACATCGAGCGCGAGCGCCGGCGCGACGCCATGCGCGTGGTGCACCACATGACCGCGGCGCTGCAGGCCGGCGACCGCATCGGCGTGTTCCCCGAAGGCACCACCAGCGACGGCCAGGGCCTGCTGCCCTTCCATGCCAACCTCTTGCAGGCCGCCATCTCATCCGGCGCGCCGGTGCTGCCCGCCGCGCTGCGCTTTGCCGACGCGGCCACCCGCGAGACCAGCCAGGCGCCGCGCTACATCGACGACGACAACCTGCTCACCTCGCTGTGGAACACGCTGCGCGCGCCGCCGCTCCTGGCCATCGTGCGCTTCGGCGAGCCGCAATCCTCGCTCGGCCGCGAGCGCCGCGCCTGGGCCCAGTCGCTGCGCGAAGACGTGCAGCAGCTGCGCCGCCAGACGCACTGA
- a CDS encoding dihydroorotase, translating into MSRTLITNGRVIDPASGTDKKADIAIADGKVAGIGAAPAGFEADRTIDAAGCVVAPGLVDLAARLREPGYEHEGMLESEMAAAIAGGVTSLVCPPDTDPVLDEPGLVEMLKFRAEKLQGARLFPLGALTRSLAGGVLTEMAELTEAGCIGFSQADVPLADTQVLQRALLYASTFGYTVWLRPQDRDLGKGVAASGPLATRLGLSGVPVSAETIAIFTIVELMKSTGARVHLCRISSAAGVALVRAAKALGLPLTCDVSINSLHLADTDIGFFDSRARLNPPLRQQGDRDALSAALADGTIDALVSDHTPVEADAKTLPFAEAEPGATGLELLLPLALKWGERSGAGLPRALEVITSAPARLLTAADAATGIGALAVGGVADLCIFDPAIEWQVQPDALKSQGKHTPFAGYPLQGRARHTLVGGRVVHG; encoded by the coding sequence ATGAGCAGAACACTGATCACCAACGGCCGCGTCATCGACCCCGCCTCCGGCACCGACAAGAAAGCCGACATTGCCATTGCCGACGGAAAGGTCGCCGGCATCGGCGCCGCGCCGGCCGGCTTCGAGGCCGACCGCACCATCGATGCCGCCGGCTGCGTCGTGGCGCCCGGCCTTGTCGACCTGGCGGCGCGCCTGCGCGAACCCGGCTACGAGCACGAAGGCATGCTCGAAAGCGAAATGGCCGCGGCCATTGCGGGCGGCGTCACCAGTCTCGTGTGCCCGCCCGACACCGACCCCGTGCTCGACGAGCCCGGCCTGGTCGAGATGCTCAAGTTTCGCGCCGAGAAGCTGCAGGGCGCGCGCCTGTTCCCGCTCGGCGCGCTCACGCGCAGCCTGGCCGGCGGCGTGCTCACCGAGATGGCCGAACTCACCGAAGCCGGCTGCATCGGCTTCAGCCAGGCCGACGTGCCGCTGGCCGACACGCAGGTGCTGCAACGCGCGCTGCTCTACGCCAGCACCTTCGGCTACACCGTGTGGCTGCGCCCGCAAGACCGCGACCTGGGCAAGGGCGTGGCCGCCAGCGGGCCGCTGGCCACGCGCCTGGGCCTCTCGGGCGTGCCGGTGTCGGCCGAAACCATCGCCATCTTCACCATCGTCGAGCTCATGAAGAGCACTGGCGCGCGCGTGCACCTGTGCCGCATCTCCAGCGCCGCGGGCGTGGCGCTGGTGCGCGCGGCCAAGGCCCTGGGCCTGCCGCTCACCTGCGACGTCAGCATCAACTCGCTGCACCTTGCCGACACCGACATCGGCTTTTTCGACAGCCGTGCGCGCCTGAATCCGCCGCTGCGCCAGCAGGGCGACCGCGATGCGCTCTCGGCCGCGCTGGCCGACGGCACCATCGACGCGCTGGTGTCCGACCACACCCCCGTGGAGGCCGACGCCAAGACCCTGCCCTTTGCCGAAGCCGAGCCCGGCGCCACCGGGCTCGAACTGCTGCTGCCGCTTGCGCTGAAATGGGGCGAGCGCAGCGGCGCCGGCCTGCCGCGCGCGCTGGAGGTCATCACCTCCGCGCCCGCGCGGCTGCTCACGGCCGCCGATGCGGCCACCGGCATCGGCGCGCTCGCCGTGGGCGGCGTGGCCGACCTGTGCATCTTCGACCCCGCCATCGAGTGGCAGGTGCAGCCCGATGCGCTCAAGAGCCAGGGCAAGCACACGCCGTTCGCGGGCTACCCGCTGCAGGGGCGCGCGCGTCACACCCTCGTCGGCGGCCGTGTAGTCCACGGATGA
- a CDS encoding aspartate carbamoyltransferase catalytic subunit: MLYKRNPQLNKNGELIHLLSIEGLPRDIVTHILDTAANFTSVSDREVKKVPLLRGKSVFNLFFENSTRTRTTFEIAAKRLSADVINLDIARSSATKGESLLDTIANLSAMAADLFVVRHSESGAPYLIAQHVAPHVHVVNAGDGRHAHPTQGLLDMYTIRHYKKDFANLTVAIVGDVLHSRVARSDIHALTTLGCAEVRVVGPKTLVPGDMAGMGVRVCHTLEEGIRDCDVIIMLRLQNERMSGALLPSSQEFFKTYGLTPEKLQLAKPDAIVMHPGPINRGVEIDSAVVDGKQSVILPQVTFGIAVRMAVMSIVAGNEA, translated from the coding sequence ATGCTCTACAAGCGAAATCCGCAACTCAACAAGAACGGCGAACTGATCCACCTGCTGTCGATCGAGGGCCTGCCCCGGGACATCGTCACGCACATCCTGGACACCGCCGCCAACTTCACCAGCGTGAGCGACCGCGAGGTCAAGAAGGTGCCGCTCCTGCGCGGCAAGAGCGTGTTCAACCTGTTCTTCGAGAACAGCACCCGCACCCGCACCACCTTCGAGATCGCGGCCAAGCGCCTGTCGGCCGACGTCATCAACCTGGACATCGCGCGCTCCTCGGCCACCAAGGGCGAGTCGCTGCTCGACACCATCGCCAACCTGAGCGCGATGGCGGCCGACCTGTTCGTGGTGCGGCACAGCGAATCGGGCGCGCCCTACCTCATCGCGCAGCATGTGGCGCCGCACGTGCATGTGGTGAATGCCGGCGACGGCCGCCATGCGCACCCCACGCAGGGGCTGCTCGACATGTACACCATCCGCCACTACAAGAAAGACTTTGCGAACCTCACGGTGGCCATCGTCGGCGACGTGCTGCATTCGCGCGTGGCGCGCTCCGACATCCATGCGCTCACCACGCTGGGCTGCGCCGAGGTGCGCGTGGTCGGTCCCAAGACCCTGGTGCCCGGCGACATGGCCGGCATGGGCGTGCGCGTGTGCCACACGCTCGAAGAGGGCATCAGGGACTGCGACGTGATCATCATGCTGCGCCTGCAGAACGAGCGCATGAGCGGCGCGCTGCTGCCCTCGTCGCAGGAGTTCTTCAAGACCTACGGCCTCACGCCCGAGAAGCTGCAGCTGGCCAAGCCCGACGCCATCGTCATGCACCCCGGCCCCATCAACCGCGGCGTCGAGATCGACTCCGCCGTGGTCGACGGCAAGCAGAGCGTGATCCTGCCCCAGGTCACCTTCGGCATCGCAGTGCGCATGGCCGTGATGAGCATCGTCGCAGGAAACGAAGCATGA
- the pyrR gene encoding bifunctional pyr operon transcriptional regulator/uracil phosphoribosyltransferase PyrR — translation MSPIPDAEALYKELLEGVKSLMRPATRLVGITSGGAWLVERMHKDLGLAGAPAVISSAMHRDDFARRGLSASAQTSLPFDVNGADVLLLDDVLYTGRTIRAVLNELFDFGRPACVRLAVLVDRGGRELPVAADFAAAKLTLPDTQLLALARADDGAFSLKVEENR, via the coding sequence GTGAGTCCAATACCCGATGCCGAAGCGCTCTACAAGGAGCTGCTCGAGGGCGTGAAATCGCTCATGCGCCCCGCGACCCGGCTGGTGGGCATCACCTCCGGCGGTGCCTGGCTGGTCGAGCGCATGCACAAAGACCTGGGCCTGGCCGGCGCGCCCGCCGTCATCTCGTCGGCCATGCACCGCGACGACTTCGCGCGCCGCGGCCTGTCGGCCAGCGCGCAGACCTCGCTCCCATTCGACGTGAACGGCGCCGACGTGCTGCTGCTGGACGACGTGCTCTACACCGGCCGCACCATCCGCGCGGTGCTCAACGAGCTGTTCGACTTCGGCCGCCCGGCCTGCGTGCGGCTGGCCGTGCTGGTCGACCGCGGCGGGCGCGAACTGCCCGTGGCGGCCGATTTTGCGGCCGCAAAACTCACGCTGCCCGACACGCAGTTGCTCGCCCTCGCGCGTGCAGACGACGGCGCCTTCAGCCTCAAGGTCGAGGAGAACCGTTGA
- the ruvX gene encoding Holliday junction resolvase RuvX → MPDAPEPSASSSVSVPVAVPAHFQSFLAFDFGLKRTGVASGNRLLATATPQATIKAEGDARFALVEARIKEWQPDALVVGVPYHPDGAPHENTRRAQKFARQLRGRFNLQVFEVDERYSTTEALASGARDADAASACIILEQFLRSIP, encoded by the coding sequence ATGCCGGACGCTCCCGAACCCTCCGCTTCTTCTTCCGTTTCCGTTCCTGTCGCCGTTCCCGCGCACTTCCAGAGCTTTTTGGCCTTCGATTTCGGCCTGAAGCGCACCGGCGTCGCCAGCGGCAACCGGCTGCTGGCCACCGCCACCCCCCAGGCCACCATCAAGGCCGAGGGCGATGCGCGCTTTGCGCTGGTGGAGGCCCGCATCAAGGAATGGCAGCCCGACGCGCTGGTGGTCGGCGTGCCGTACCACCCCGACGGCGCCCCGCACGAGAACACCCGCCGCGCGCAGAAGTTCGCGCGCCAGCTGCGCGGGCGCTTCAACCTGCAGGTGTTCGAGGTGGACGAGCGCTACAGCACCACCGAGGCCCTGGCCTCCGGCGCACGCGACGCCGATGCCGCCTCCGCCTGCATCATCCTGGAACAATTCTTGAGGAGCATCCCGTGA
- a CDS encoding YqgE/AlgH family protein — translation MAADSAPMNLTHHFLIAMPGMEDKTFNRSVVYLCEHSERGALGLVINKPSDINLKELFEKIELRLVRPELGNAPVFQGGPVQTERGFVLHEPVFSHAEKPEESVYASTMTIPGGLEMTTSKDVLEALATGAGPRKVLVSLGYSAWGEGQLESELAENSWLTVGADPAVIFDTPVEQRYDKALLLLGLEAWKLSPEAGHA, via the coding sequence ATGGCTGCCGATTCTGCCCCGATGAACCTCACGCATCATTTCCTGATTGCGATGCCGGGGATGGAAGATAAAACTTTCAACCGCAGCGTCGTCTACCTCTGCGAGCACAGCGAGCGCGGCGCGCTGGGGCTGGTGATCAACAAACCCAGCGACATCAACCTCAAGGAGCTGTTCGAGAAGATCGAACTGCGCCTCGTGCGCCCCGAACTCGGCAACGCCCCGGTCTTCCAGGGCGGCCCGGTGCAGACCGAGCGCGGCTTCGTGCTGCACGAGCCGGTGTTCTCCCATGCCGAAAAGCCCGAGGAATCGGTCTATGCCTCGACCATGACCATTCCCGGCGGGCTCGAAATGACCACCTCCAAGGACGTGCTGGAGGCCCTGGCCACCGGCGCGGGGCCGCGCAAGGTGCTGGTGTCGCTGGGCTATTCGGCCTGGGGCGAGGGCCAGCTGGAGTCCGAGCTGGCCGAAAACAGCTGGCTCACCGTGGGCGCCGACCCGGCCGTGATCTTCGACACGCCGGTCGAGCAGCGCTACGACAAGGCGCTGCTGCTGCTGGGCCTGGAAGCCTGGAAACTCTCGCCGGAAGCGGGGCACGCGTGA
- a CDS encoding deoxyribodipyrimidine photo-lyase — protein MPPILLAVDKTYPKGLMWFRRDLRVDDNAALYHALRSCRQVVCVFVFDRAILDPLPRIDRRVEFIRESLVELDAGLQELSGGLIVRHAAALDEIPALAHELDVQAVFANRDDEPDALARDAQVLGALANAGVTFHTFKDSTVFDRDEVLTKTGQPYTVFTPYKRSWLAKVDSFFLKSYQVRTHADALAPPPGAYRAPVPSLEEIGFGKSNLSALEIPTGSSGAAALFEDFFQRIDRYDAARNFPAVRGPSYLGVHLRFGTVSVRQLAGVAHQLSLQGDAGAATWLSELIWRDFYFQILAHFPHVHSGGESKSFRPEYDKIQWHHGKHADQLFEAWCQGRTGYPLVDAAMLQINQSGYMHNRLRMVVASFLCKDLGLDWRRGERYFALHLNDFELASNNGGWQWASSSGCDAQPYFRIFNPVTQSERFDPEGKFIRRYLPQLAGLSNAAIHAPWMASPVELEAAGIKLGENYPRPVVDHAEAREKTLQRYGVARAKALQK, from the coding sequence ATGCCGCCGATTTTACTGGCCGTCGACAAGACCTATCCCAAGGGGCTCATGTGGTTTCGCCGCGACCTGCGCGTGGACGACAACGCGGCGCTCTACCACGCCCTGCGGTCCTGCCGCCAGGTGGTGTGCGTGTTCGTGTTCGACCGGGCCATCCTGGACCCCCTGCCCCGCATCGACCGGCGGGTGGAATTCATCCGCGAATCGCTGGTGGAGCTGGACGCCGGGCTGCAGGAACTCAGCGGCGGGCTGATCGTGCGCCACGCCGCCGCGCTCGACGAGATCCCGGCGCTGGCGCACGAACTGGACGTGCAGGCCGTCTTTGCCAACCGCGACGACGAGCCGGACGCGCTGGCGCGCGATGCCCAGGTGCTCGGCGCCCTGGCCAATGCGGGCGTTACTTTTCATACCTTCAAGGATTCGACCGTCTTCGACCGCGACGAAGTGCTGACCAAGACGGGGCAGCCCTACACGGTGTTCACGCCCTACAAGCGCAGCTGGCTGGCCAAGGTCGACTCCTTTTTCCTGAAGTCCTACCAGGTTCGCACCCATGCCGACGCGCTGGCGCCGCCGCCCGGGGCCTACCGGGCGCCGGTGCCTTCGCTGGAGGAGATCGGCTTCGGGAAAAGCAACCTTTCGGCGCTCGAGATCCCGACCGGCAGCAGCGGCGCCGCGGCGCTGTTCGAAGACTTTTTCCAGCGCATCGACCGCTACGACGCGGCGCGCAATTTTCCGGCGGTGCGGGGGCCGAGCTACCTGGGCGTGCACCTGCGCTTCGGCACGGTGTCGGTGCGGCAGCTGGCAGGCGTGGCGCACCAGCTCTCGCTGCAGGGCGATGCGGGCGCGGCGACCTGGCTCAGCGAGCTGATCTGGCGCGATTTCTACTTCCAGATCCTCGCGCACTTCCCGCACGTGCACTCGGGCGGCGAATCGAAGAGCTTCCGGCCCGAGTACGACAAGATCCAGTGGCACCACGGCAAGCACGCCGACCAGCTGTTCGAGGCCTGGTGCCAGGGCCGCACGGGCTACCCGCTGGTGGACGCGGCCATGCTGCAGATCAACCAGAGCGGCTACATGCACAACCGGCTGCGCATGGTGGTGGCGAGCTTTCTCTGCAAGGACCTGGGGCTGGACTGGCGCCGCGGCGAGCGCTACTTTGCGCTGCACCTGAACGATTTCGAGCTGGCCTCGAACAACGGCGGCTGGCAATGGGCCAGCTCCAGCGGCTGCGACGCGCAGCCCTATTTCCGCATCTTCAACCCGGTGACGCAGAGCGAGCGCTTCGACCCCGAGGGCAAGTTCATCCGGCGCTACCTGCCGCAGCTCGCGGGGCTCTCGAACGCCGCGATCCACGCGCCCTGGATGGCATCGCCGGTGGAACTGGAAGCCGCGGGCATCAAGCTGGGCGAGAACTACCCCCGGCCGGTGGTCGACCATGCCGAGGCGCGCGAGAAAACGCTGCAGCGCTACGGGGTGGCGCGGGCCAAGGCGCTGCAGAAATGA